Within the Oncorhynchus clarkii lewisi isolate Uvic-CL-2024 chromosome 2, UVic_Ocla_1.0, whole genome shotgun sequence genome, the region aatttctttactatcaaatgaggagagacaaacctaCCACACAAGTCAGAGGTATACTTAAGCTAAATCTTTAACCACTTCTaaataagggagcaggtcaatacaacacacacacataaagtgaaTAGATTGAGTGCTTTacgataatgatggctggtcgacgaatcaccctcagatgattcgttgagagccccgAGACAAAAGTAGAAAGGTATTTCATAGCCAAGATACATCCCTTTCAACCTGCATGACGAACAACAGAGGTATAGAATGGGTCACAAgattaagatttgtatgaaagatacttataattcacagcagacagtatttGCTATAAAAAACGTTTTTATTGCGTagagaccagtgtctggccccCCAACTCCGTACTGGAGCCATGTCTCCCTGGTAccgtatagaacagaaacattaactcctGCTCTGGAATGAGGTCTCTAGAttttatcacccaaaagacatcatAAATCTCCCttcagtgttatctcccagaggcccatcctcagtagaacacacacagatgagcgTTCCAACAACCCCTTATTATGTtgcataaatagcattataacataatcttgtaaaTTCCACCGTACTGTTGCCACAGAACCATCTctaaggtgaaaaaaaaaatatgtcaaGCCCATTGAAACACATTTTTATGCATATACAGTAGCTAACAATGATCAAAATACAGCTTGTTTGATTTGAAGAGCATTTTGCCATCAAAGCCCCTTCAAATACATTAGGGGGATATGCCTCTGCCCCTGACAACGGGAGTGATAGAGTGCACGTTTAAATGCTGTTGCAAACTCTTTCGCTCTTTGTCCTCAGCATTGTAAAATCTAAATAGCTCTACAGATGTGATGGAAACACAGCACATCCTGGTCTGGCGTATTTGTCTGATCCTGGCCCTCTGTGAGTTATTGTTTTTTATAATCCACTAAGATACTGCCCTGCAAAAATAACTATGGTACAGTAATGTGTACATAAGACGTACAGTAATTCCTTGTCTATCTTTCCTCAGTGCCCCACCCGCACCAATGCCTGTCAGTGCATTTCCAGAACAAGGGTCTCCTTTATGTGGCTCTGGGGAGAGACCTGGTCCTGCGGACCCAGTTCCAGATTACACCAACAGAGAAGATCGTCATGGTGATTTGGGACCGCCAGACTGAGAAGGGTCAGGGACAGGTCAGGCTGGCCGATCACCAAGATGCACCTGGCAATCCTCTAGACCAGAAGGGGGCCTTATTTAGGGTGGAGAATATAAGATCATTTGACTATggagtctacaccatcactgtgaCTGACCAGAAGGGGAACGAGCAATCAGCAAATATAGTTGTTCGAGAGATTGGTGAGAAACAGCTACACCAATAATTCTGGTCACTACTTAGATTTAGTTTGGGTCAAATACTGTGCAAACTAAAAAGTCAAATAACCTTGACATTAGCCTCAGTCACAGGCTTTCACCTCACCTTCCGAACAATGTGAGTGACGTCTGGGTTCCGAGGCTACCCTTATGTGGAGAACTATGTAAGGGTGCAAAAACCAATGTAACTATATTTGGACTATTTGTTCTGCctaactttttctctctctccctctcgcctagTTGCTGCTCCTGTGGCGTCTTTGTCGCTCCAGTGTGAGGTGGCCAATGACAGGGCACAGTGGGACAGCCCAGTGTTTTCCTGGTTGGTGGATGGGGTAGAGCTGTCCAATCAGACAGCCAATATCTCTGCAGATGGCAAGAGACTCGACGTGTCCGGAATGAAGGGCCACAACTACACCTGTGTTGTCAACAGCAGTCTGGGGACAAGTGTCACACACTACGTCACTGGTATACATGCGATATGATTATTCATTATGACTattgagttttttttttgtgtctttCATGCTTCTTTGCTGTTGCCTAGATTCTCCAACACCATCCCAAAGTAACCAATCCTGTAAGACTCTATGTGGTGTACTATTGAGCATCGTCCTAGTGATTCTAATCACATGTGGATATCTCTACTGGTAAGATTACAGAACATCTCCCTGGCTTGTCTTTTACAGTAATACATTCATTTGGCACGTTAATAAACTCCTGGTATTGTTTTTTGGTACGTGCACTCTTTTGACATTGCTATGTGTTATTAACAGGAAATGCGTACAGCGGAGGACGAATGGGAATACATGACCTTTAGGAGGTCCATCGCGTTCCATTATCAGTCTTATCTATGACACTTTGTTACACACTGCACGATCACACAAGTCTTTGGCACATACGGACACAGTGATATGAGACGGTAATATTCTGTTGCAACAAGTCACAATACCACACCAAATATCATTCCTATCAAGAGCTGTGGCCCTATTCGCCATCAATACAATATATTGAGATGCCTATTTATCAAattaaa harbors:
- the LOC139380825 gene encoding uncharacterized protein translates to METQHILVWRICLILALLPHPHQCLSVHFQNKGLLYVALGRDLVLRTQFQITPTEKIVMVIWDRQTEKGQGQVRLADHQDAPGNPLDQKGALFRVENIRSFDYGVYTITVTDQKGNEQSANIVVREIVAAPVASLSLQCEVANDRAQWDSPVFSWLVDGVELSNQTANISADGKRLDVSGMKGHNYTCVVNSSLGTSVTHYVTDSPTPSQSNQSCKTLCGVLLSIVLVILITCGYLYWKCVQRRTNGNT